A genomic window from Brevibacillus agri includes:
- a CDS encoding nitric oxide synthase oxygenase, which yields MEPNQLMEAAQRFIRTCYSELNKTAAETEQRLQEVRYQIESQGYYEHTEEELRHGAKMAWRNSNRCIGRFFWESLIVMDERHVQTEEEMAQALLRHIEFATNGGKVRPTITVFAPAIPGRPQMRIWNHQLIRYAGYETEYGILGDPASLELTKLCLSLGWQGAGTHYDILPLVVQIGDRQPQFFEIPPELVIEVPITHPEIAGFADLGLQWYGVPIVADMRLEIGGLDYVAAPFNGWYMGTEIGARNLADEQRYNMLPKVAEVMGLDTSREATLWRDKALVELNVAVLHSFKEKGVSIVDHHTASQQFKRFEEREAKNGREITGDWTWLIPPISPAATHIFHSTYDNKMESPNFHYQAKPDLPKK from the coding sequence ATGGAACCAAATCAATTGATGGAAGCAGCTCAACGTTTTATCCGCACCTGCTACAGCGAGTTGAACAAGACGGCGGCCGAGACAGAGCAGCGTTTGCAGGAAGTCCGGTACCAGATCGAGTCACAAGGCTATTACGAGCACACAGAGGAAGAACTGCGCCACGGGGCGAAGATGGCCTGGCGCAATAGCAATAGATGTATTGGACGCTTTTTCTGGGAATCGCTCATTGTGATGGACGAGCGCCATGTCCAGACAGAGGAGGAGATGGCCCAGGCGTTGCTGCGGCACATCGAGTTCGCGACGAACGGCGGGAAAGTGCGTCCGACCATTACCGTTTTTGCCCCTGCCATACCAGGGCGGCCGCAGATGCGCATTTGGAACCATCAGTTGATTCGCTACGCCGGGTATGAGACGGAGTACGGCATTCTGGGCGATCCGGCTTCGCTTGAGCTGACGAAGCTCTGTTTGAGCCTGGGGTGGCAAGGGGCTGGCACGCACTACGACATATTGCCGCTCGTCGTGCAGATTGGGGATCGGCAGCCGCAATTTTTTGAGATACCGCCAGAGCTGGTCATCGAAGTGCCGATCACGCATCCGGAAATAGCGGGCTTTGCAGACCTTGGCCTGCAATGGTACGGCGTGCCGATCGTCGCGGACATGCGTCTGGAAATCGGCGGCCTGGATTATGTGGCGGCTCCTTTTAACGGGTGGTACATGGGGACCGAGATCGGGGCGCGCAATCTGGCGGACGAACAGCGCTACAACATGCTGCCAAAAGTCGCGGAGGTCATGGGCCTGGACACGAGCCGGGAAGCGACGCTCTGGAGAGACAAGGCGCTGGTGGAGCTGAACGTGGCCGTGCTGCATTCCTTCAAGGAAAAAGGCGTTTCGATTGTCGACCATCACACAGCCAGTCAACAGTTCAAGCGCTTTGAGGAAAGAGAAGCCAAAAACGGCCGGGAGATTACAGGGGACTGGACGTGGCTGATTCCGCCGATTTCTCCTGCGGCTACCCACATTTTTCACAGCACGTACGACAACAAGATGGAGTCGCCGAATTTCCACTATCAGGCGAAGCCGGATTTGCCCAAAAAATAA
- a CDS encoding iron-hydroxamate ABC transporter substrate-binding protein → MRKTGSFKVILLAFMLVLVGVLSACGQAPANNAAQPAAPAKTESSDEFITYQAQNGEVKIPKDLKRVVVLADSYVGDFLALGIKPIGITDHVMKNPYMKGKLDGIESVGDGSSVEKVLTMNPDLIVVFEGDKNLAELSKIAPTVAIPYGKKTFREQLQEFGKMTGREDKANEWIASWDKKIAELKPKVQAAVGDKTVAILQPYAKGIYAFGHNYGRGGEIIYGEFQLKAPAATQKAAIDSGTGWAEVSLETLPDFAGDYIFTSAWSGDDADPEAVYGSNVWKGLPAVKNNKVFQLDRDGSYFNDPISLEAQLDFIVEKLTQN, encoded by the coding sequence TTGCGCAAAACCGGATCTTTCAAAGTCATCTTACTGGCATTTATGCTGGTTCTCGTCGGGGTTTTGTCGGCATGCGGACAAGCTCCGGCCAATAATGCGGCCCAACCGGCTGCTCCGGCCAAAACCGAGAGCAGCGACGAGTTTATCACCTATCAGGCACAAAACGGAGAGGTGAAAATCCCGAAAGACTTGAAACGGGTGGTCGTGCTGGCAGACAGCTACGTCGGTGATTTTCTCGCGTTGGGCATCAAGCCGATCGGGATTACCGATCATGTGATGAAAAACCCGTACATGAAAGGCAAGCTGGACGGCATTGAAAGCGTTGGCGACGGCTCTTCCGTAGAGAAGGTGCTCACCATGAATCCAGACTTGATCGTCGTGTTCGAAGGCGACAAAAATCTGGCGGAGCTCTCCAAAATCGCGCCGACCGTTGCGATTCCATACGGCAAGAAAACGTTCCGCGAGCAGCTTCAAGAGTTCGGCAAAATGACGGGCAGAGAAGACAAAGCCAATGAGTGGATTGCTTCCTGGGACAAAAAGATCGCTGAGCTGAAGCCAAAAGTACAGGCGGCGGTAGGCGACAAAACGGTTGCCATCCTGCAGCCTTACGCCAAAGGCATCTATGCATTCGGACACAACTACGGCCGAGGCGGCGAAATCATTTACGGCGAATTTCAGTTGAAGGCTCCTGCTGCTACGCAAAAGGCTGCCATTGACAGCGGCACCGGTTGGGCGGAAGTCTCGCTGGAAACATTGCCGGACTTCGCTGGCGATTACATTTTCACAAGCGCATGGAGCGGAGATGACGCCGATCCGGAAGCTGTCTACGGCTCTAATGTCTGGAAGGGACTTCCCGCTGTGAAAAACAACAAAGTATTCCAGCTCGACCGCGATGGTTCTTACTTCAACGACCCGATTTCGCTGGAAGCCCAGCTTGATTTCATCGTAGAAAAACTGACGCAAAACTAA
- a CDS encoding family 10 glycosylhydrolase, with product MKLRKWFMLLLTFVLCIPAMGTSVQAAQASPAISIFLDGQQVRSDVAPYIIPKVNVTMVPLRVISESLGAEVYWDQNLQTATILKGDTVLSMTINQNYALVNDSTVPLDASVQNKQGRVMVPLRFVSEQLGLQVGWTQETRTITLSTGSPVAVTPPPQDIPGGNDSSVVVPPTPPVSNSGSLRGVWVSTVYNLDWPSTGSYGNQAKQQQEYIQLLDELQAMGMNAVFVQVRPSADALYPSSLVPWSKYLTGTQGKNPGYDPLAFMVAETHRRGMQFHAWFNPFRANVDAKTDQLAATHVVKKHPEWIVNSSNKLYINPGIPQARQQIIAEIMEVVQRYDIDGVHLDDYFYPSNGTFNDDATFKSYNSKKIATKADWRRDNINQFVQQLNQAIKSAKPHVQFGISPFGVWRNIAVDKTGSDTKAGVTAYDHMYADVRTWIKQGWMDYVTPQIYWSLSFAPAQYDKLVTWWANEVRGTNVKLFIGHSPYKLGTAEAGWQSSQEIINQLNFNATIPEVQGSVFFSAKDLRKNPLGLLQALSSYYSR from the coding sequence ATGAAGTTACGCAAGTGGTTTATGCTTTTGCTTACGTTCGTGCTGTGCATTCCAGCGATGGGGACATCTGTGCAGGCTGCGCAGGCATCTCCTGCGATCAGCATCTTTCTGGACGGGCAGCAAGTCAGAAGCGATGTCGCTCCGTACATCATCCCCAAAGTCAATGTCACGATGGTCCCTCTGCGGGTCATCAGCGAAAGTCTTGGCGCAGAAGTTTACTGGGATCAAAACTTGCAAACGGCCACGATTTTGAAAGGCGATACCGTGCTGTCCATGACGATCAACCAAAATTACGCGCTCGTCAACGACAGCACCGTGCCTCTCGATGCCTCTGTCCAAAATAAACAGGGCCGGGTCATGGTTCCGCTCCGCTTTGTCTCCGAGCAGCTTGGCCTGCAGGTAGGCTGGACGCAGGAAACGAGAACGATCACGCTGTCGACGGGAAGCCCCGTAGCCGTCACTCCGCCGCCGCAAGACATTCCGGGTGGAAACGACAGCTCCGTCGTCGTTCCGCCAACGCCTCCCGTCTCCAATAGCGGTTCGCTGCGCGGCGTATGGGTATCGACCGTGTACAATCTGGACTGGCCTTCGACTGGCTCCTACGGAAACCAGGCCAAGCAGCAGCAGGAATACATACAGCTTTTGGACGAGCTGCAAGCGATGGGAATGAATGCCGTGTTCGTGCAGGTGCGCCCTTCGGCAGACGCCTTGTACCCGTCCTCCCTCGTGCCGTGGTCCAAATATTTGACGGGCACCCAAGGGAAAAATCCCGGCTACGACCCGCTCGCCTTCATGGTGGCGGAAACACATCGCCGCGGCATGCAGTTCCACGCCTGGTTCAATCCGTTCCGCGCCAACGTGGACGCGAAAACAGACCAGCTCGCCGCCACTCACGTCGTGAAAAAACATCCGGAATGGATCGTCAATTCCAGCAACAAGCTGTACATCAATCCGGGCATCCCGCAAGCCCGCCAGCAAATCATTGCCGAGATCATGGAAGTCGTGCAGCGCTACGACATCGACGGCGTGCATCTGGACGATTACTTCTATCCGTCCAACGGCACCTTTAACGACGATGCGACCTTCAAAAGCTACAACAGCAAAAAAATCGCGACAAAAGCGGACTGGCGCCGCGACAACATCAACCAGTTCGTGCAGCAGCTCAACCAGGCGATCAAAAGCGCCAAGCCGCATGTCCAGTTCGGCATCAGCCCGTTTGGCGTCTGGCGCAACATCGCCGTCGACAAGACAGGCTCCGATACAAAAGCAGGCGTCACTGCCTACGACCATATGTACGCCGACGTCCGCACCTGGATCAAGCAAGGCTGGATGGACTATGTCACGCCGCAAATTTACTGGAGCCTCTCCTTTGCCCCGGCCCAGTACGACAAGCTCGTCACCTGGTGGGCGAACGAGGTACGCGGCACCAACGTCAAGCTGTTCATCGGCCATTCTCCTTACAAGCTGGGCACAGCCGAAGCAGGCTGGCAAAGCTCTCAGGAGATTATCAATCAACTGAATTTCAACGCGACAATCCCTGAAGTCCAGGGCAGCGTCTTCTTCAGCGCCAAAGATTTGCGCAAGAATCCGCTGGGCCTGCTGCAAGCACTCAGCAGCTACTACAGCCGTTAA
- a CDS encoding lipase/acyltransferase domain-containing protein: protein MSSFLSQKVPIVFVPGLFGSMNDQIIPGTGDWSFGLARTAYEPFIRMLENMGYRLNEQLFVAFYDWRRPIGISAEHSLVPVIQWAKQVTGASHVNLVCHSMGGLVARAYVQGDTYQNDVDQLLVFATPNAGSPISYCYWAGGKLPRPVPGKRNVLEIYMNVYLAYLEQGRPFKRVQAIQRHFPSLLDLVPAADYGDYLLEKKNGAESFVPYSSMVVKNHYMDLLNSTMGLIYERNIRITVVAGIGQETIHYLRTVPSLSPTKWVDGRVVGSISSSAGDGSVMAKSVFTLEGDKYYVEATHLDILYKSEPLLRQLLGS, encoded by the coding sequence ATGAGTTCTTTTCTTTCGCAAAAGGTGCCGATTGTGTTTGTTCCGGGGCTGTTTGGGTCGATGAACGATCAGATTATACCGGGGACGGGGGACTGGAGCTTCGGTCTTGCGCGAACCGCATACGAGCCGTTTATTCGCATGCTGGAAAATATGGGGTACAGACTGAATGAACAGTTGTTTGTCGCTTTTTATGACTGGCGCAGGCCCATTGGCATTTCCGCGGAGCACTCTCTCGTGCCCGTCATCCAATGGGCGAAGCAGGTGACGGGTGCAAGCCATGTCAACCTCGTCTGCCACAGCATGGGCGGCCTGGTAGCCAGAGCGTACGTGCAAGGCGATACGTACCAAAACGACGTGGACCAACTGCTTGTTTTTGCCACGCCCAACGCAGGCTCGCCGATCAGCTATTGCTACTGGGCAGGAGGAAAGCTCCCGCGCCCGGTTCCGGGAAAAAGAAATGTGCTGGAAATTTACATGAACGTATATCTCGCTTATTTGGAGCAGGGCAGGCCGTTTAAACGCGTCCAGGCGATCCAGAGGCATTTTCCGAGCCTGCTTGACCTGGTGCCTGCCGCCGACTACGGGGACTACTTGCTGGAGAAGAAAAACGGGGCGGAGAGCTTTGTTCCGTACAGCAGCATGGTGGTCAAAAATCATTACATGGACCTGCTCAACAGCACGATGGGGCTGATTTACGAGCGCAACATCCGCATCACGGTTGTGGCAGGGATTGGGCAAGAAACGATTCATTACTTGCGCACGGTGCCGTCGCTTTCCCCGACCAAATGGGTCGACGGGAGAGTCGTTGGTTCCATCAGCAGCTCGGCAGGCGACGGCAGCGTCATGGCCAAAAGCGTGTTTACGCTGGAGGGAGACAAATATTACGTCGAAGCAACTCATTTGGATATTTTGTACAAGAGCGAGCCGCTGCTGAGACAGCTTCTGGGATCGTGA
- a CDS encoding YHYH domain-containing protein, protein MKKAAFLFALILAVILFPLQSLEAHPGRTDANGGHTCRTNCEKWGLKYGEYHYHNKGSNSSGGRSSGNSQAKPATPKPPAAKPVQQPKPVAPKVIVAVEQANVFAAPSADSPVTTTLWYGFELVDSGTHPEFVAIGQGFVSKKVITSYTPITPKTVSIHAEKGFFFATPSAESRGRGYAVQHALVQVVGEHGDWYYGSTQDAQGNVLVGFVSKSVAY, encoded by the coding sequence ATGAAAAAAGCAGCATTTTTGTTCGCTCTCATTCTTGCCGTTATTTTATTCCCTCTTCAATCGCTGGAAGCGCATCCCGGTCGCACAGATGCAAACGGCGGACATACTTGCAGAACGAATTGCGAAAAATGGGGCTTGAAGTACGGCGAGTACCACTACCACAACAAAGGAAGCAACTCTTCCGGCGGCCGTTCTTCCGGCAACAGCCAGGCGAAGCCCGCCACACCCAAGCCGCCAGCGGCCAAACCAGTGCAGCAGCCGAAGCCAGTCGCACCCAAAGTCATTGTAGCGGTAGAGCAAGCGAATGTTTTTGCCGCTCCCTCTGCCGACTCGCCGGTGACCACGACGCTCTGGTATGGCTTTGAGCTTGTCGACTCCGGCACTCACCCGGAATTCGTCGCCATCGGACAAGGCTTCGTCTCCAAGAAAGTCATTACCAGCTATACTCCCATCACCCCTAAAACGGTCAGCATTCATGCAGAAAAAGGCTTCTTCTTCGCTACGCCTTCTGCGGAAAGCCGCGGCAGAGGCTATGCCGTACAGCATGCGCTGGTCCAGGTCGTCGGCGAGCACGGCGACTGGTATTACGGCTCCACCCAGGACGCGCAAGGAAATGTCCTGGTCGGCTTCGTCTCCAAAAGCGTCGCTTACTGA
- a CDS encoding ISL3 family transposase, with the protein MSNQFTTDLIGLPSFQLSHWDKTTETDWVVTLTPNPASHLCPLCLKESTNHARPGYRLLRHRFIPSWGTVWVRVPVYRQRCHDCQITWTLEWDGIPYRGTATFAFRQMAVELCQKRDLLSVSKQLGICYTTLERWYYQLAPQLLAKPQDHLTPTMVCLDEFALQKGHKYGVNLMDAQSGHIWQVTEGRSREQVRQALMNWPFATPPQVVVTDLAPGMAETVRGVWKDATVVADKFHVIQLFSKSLEAARKRTRSRGTHRRGRHEQRLLHTPPDKLKPEEQEELKAWFAQDPHLERLYNALQHMRTVYAAQTEESGKEALQQWITEHLTSPTSAVRSIAKTIVQWRQSVQNYFSFRVTNAPIEGTHNKVKVIKRRAYGYRNIERFKIRIRLECKPAI; encoded by the coding sequence TTGTCTAACCAGTTTACCACAGACTTAATCGGCCTTCCATCGTTTCAACTTTCCCATTGGGACAAAACGACTGAAACCGATTGGGTAGTGACTCTCACTCCCAATCCAGCCTCTCATCTGTGTCCTCTCTGCCTGAAAGAGAGCACCAATCATGCTCGCCCAGGGTACCGTCTTCTTCGTCACCGCTTTATTCCTTCATGGGGTACTGTCTGGGTACGTGTTCCTGTATATCGACAACGTTGCCACGATTGCCAGATCACCTGGACTCTCGAATGGGATGGAATTCCCTATCGAGGAACGGCTACTTTTGCGTTTCGTCAAATGGCCGTTGAGTTGTGTCAGAAGAGGGATTTGCTTAGCGTTTCCAAACAACTCGGAATCTGCTATACGACATTGGAACGGTGGTATTACCAACTGGCTCCTCAGCTTCTCGCTAAGCCCCAAGATCATCTTACGCCTACTATGGTCTGTCTGGACGAGTTTGCTCTCCAAAAAGGACACAAGTACGGTGTCAACCTCATGGATGCACAAAGCGGGCATATCTGGCAGGTTACAGAAGGGCGTTCACGTGAGCAGGTTCGTCAGGCTCTCATGAACTGGCCCTTTGCTACGCCTCCACAGGTTGTTGTGACAGACTTGGCTCCTGGAATGGCTGAGACGGTTCGCGGTGTTTGGAAGGATGCCACGGTAGTAGCGGACAAGTTCCACGTCATTCAGCTCTTCTCCAAATCGTTAGAAGCTGCTCGTAAACGTACCCGTTCGCGGGGAACTCATCGCCGGGGTAGACATGAACAACGTCTGCTCCACACACCTCCTGATAAACTGAAACCTGAGGAACAGGAGGAATTGAAAGCCTGGTTCGCTCAAGATCCCCATTTGGAACGCCTTTACAACGCTCTTCAGCACATGAGAACGGTATATGCAGCTCAGACAGAAGAGTCGGGAAAAGAAGCACTCCAACAATGGATAACCGAGCACCTCACATCTCCCACCTCTGCCGTCCGTTCGATTGCAAAAACAATCGTTCAATGGCGACAGTCGGTTCAGAATTATTTTTCGTTTCGAGTTACAAATGCTCCGATTGAAGGGACACACAACAAAGTGAAAGTCATCAAGCGACGAGCCTATGGGTATCGCAACATCGAGCGGTTCAAGATTCGAATTCGGCTGGAGTGTAAACCAGCCATATAA
- a CDS encoding LysE family translocator, giving the protein MFGIVHYEAFVLTAIMLNLIPGTDTMYIISRSISQGRQAGILSVLGILTGSLIHTVLAAFGLSLILAQSVVLFNIVKILGVAYLVYLGVRMFMTKEALSFDSTASPGRKAGKVYGQAIVTSVTNPKVALFFIAFLPQFVDATHTGPLPFLLLGLTFTLTGGIWFSLVALFASFVTQKMRNNPHFSSILNKLTGIVFIGMGLNLLRAKATP; this is encoded by the coding sequence ATGTTTGGCATTGTTCATTACGAAGCGTTTGTACTGACAGCGATCATGCTTAACCTGATTCCCGGAACCGACACGATGTACATTATCAGCCGCAGCATTTCGCAGGGACGTCAGGCTGGCATCCTCTCTGTTCTCGGCATCCTGACAGGCTCGCTCATTCACACCGTGCTGGCTGCTTTCGGCCTGTCGCTCATCCTGGCCCAATCGGTCGTGCTTTTTAACATCGTCAAAATTCTCGGCGTCGCCTATCTCGTCTACCTGGGCGTGCGCATGTTCATGACCAAGGAAGCGCTGTCGTTCGACTCCACGGCCTCGCCTGGCCGGAAAGCGGGGAAGGTGTACGGGCAAGCGATTGTCACGAGCGTTACCAATCCGAAGGTCGCTTTGTTTTTCATCGCGTTTTTGCCGCAATTCGTCGACGCGACCCACACAGGTCCGCTGCCTTTTCTCCTGTTGGGCCTGACTTTCACGCTGACGGGCGGAATCTGGTTCAGCCTGGTCGCACTGTTCGCTTCGTTCGTCACGCAAAAGATGCGCAACAATCCGCATTTTTCCTCTATCCTGAACAAATTGACCGGGATCGTCTTTATCGGGATGGGGTTGAACCTGCTGCGGGCCAAAGCTACTCCTTGA
- a CDS encoding SH3 domain-containing protein has protein sequence MKISSYQKSLFVRNVALIVFSVALVAVCVKLVLGYRQMTLYDQAKAYYEANNLLQAEESFARASDIGAISYGDEQWSALMSQLTSIRLEMEGLQQKAQTAMQAKQDADVLETYETYQAMRKTYANQPGAAAAFFQQLSAHLRLEKGWSDYYQQAMQAARGQSQANLDKESYRDESFIDTLLAIPAEYYGGQPQKQEALLALFEHYEKTKLRSLINNASFEEVIFRTASSLRHYAEQSFAADWLLTRLEKYAQDELKEAIRKQDLASFVKMAAAYRKIQDVLPDDSRALDTISDHLKARLREAEQYAKSRQFSKAIELYQELSPLEDTATLVAEVENRWLDYDPGRLLAVKYPDKIFTEIFSGTDLWGAKLYAYGLVEEDQRLYVAAKLQDDSLVYLEHSFDGLDIKSGRVHTADALGGAKAPVMLVQAAGKEREFSYTGLLPDLSQKTMEQRFAIEADEFAVEDAEHAIIKNAVGKGKQEYARFKLTSEGLAYVEKVADMAPDADEAETDSSGTGTGVDAPAAEEPAAEPQTVQVFAGPGEEYDVIGEVVADESLAIGAELNGWSRITLDGQEGWIRTPQTAP, from the coding sequence ATGAAAATCTCATCCTATCAAAAATCGCTGTTTGTCCGAAATGTGGCGCTCATCGTGTTTTCCGTCGCGCTTGTCGCTGTTTGCGTCAAGCTTGTGCTCGGGTACAGACAGATGACCCTGTACGATCAGGCCAAAGCCTATTATGAAGCCAACAACCTGCTGCAAGCCGAGGAAAGCTTTGCCCGGGCCAGCGACATCGGCGCCATCTCCTACGGGGACGAGCAGTGGAGCGCGCTCATGTCGCAGTTGACCTCGATCCGTCTGGAAATGGAGGGGCTTCAGCAAAAAGCGCAAACCGCCATGCAGGCCAAACAGGACGCGGACGTTTTGGAGACGTATGAGACATACCAGGCCATGCGAAAGACATACGCGAACCAGCCTGGCGCAGCGGCTGCGTTTTTCCAGCAGTTGTCCGCTCATTTGCGCCTGGAAAAAGGCTGGTCCGACTATTACCAGCAGGCGATGCAGGCTGCCCGCGGCCAGTCGCAGGCGAATCTGGACAAAGAAAGCTATCGTGACGAATCGTTCATTGATACGCTGCTCGCCATTCCCGCGGAGTACTACGGCGGCCAGCCCCAAAAGCAGGAAGCGCTGCTGGCGCTGTTTGAGCACTATGAAAAAACGAAGCTGCGCTCCTTGATAAACAACGCCTCTTTTGAGGAAGTGATTTTCAGGACGGCGAGCAGTCTGCGCCACTATGCCGAGCAGAGCTTTGCGGCAGACTGGCTGCTGACGCGGCTGGAAAAGTACGCGCAGGACGAACTGAAAGAAGCAATTCGCAAGCAGGACCTCGCCTCGTTCGTCAAAATGGCGGCCGCTTACCGGAAAATACAGGATGTGCTCCCGGATGATTCCCGTGCGCTCGATACGATCAGCGACCATCTGAAAGCTCGCTTGCGGGAGGCGGAGCAGTACGCCAAGTCGCGCCAATTTTCCAAAGCGATTGAGTTGTATCAGGAGCTGAGCCCACTGGAAGACACGGCGACGCTCGTAGCGGAAGTGGAGAATCGCTGGCTCGACTATGACCCAGGCCGTTTGCTTGCGGTCAAATACCCGGACAAAATTTTTACAGAAATCTTCTCCGGTACCGATCTATGGGGAGCCAAGCTGTATGCGTATGGCCTCGTGGAAGAGGATCAGCGTCTGTACGTTGCAGCCAAGCTGCAGGATGATTCGCTCGTCTATCTGGAGCACAGCTTTGACGGCCTTGACATAAAATCGGGGCGCGTCCATACCGCGGACGCTCTGGGCGGCGCCAAAGCGCCTGTCATGCTCGTGCAGGCGGCGGGCAAAGAGCGGGAGTTTTCCTACACGGGCCTGCTGCCTGACTTGTCGCAAAAGACGATGGAGCAGCGCTTTGCGATCGAAGCGGACGAATTTGCGGTAGAAGATGCCGAGCATGCCATCATTAAGAATGCGGTAGGAAAAGGCAAGCAGGAGTACGCCCGGTTCAAGCTCACTTCCGAAGGGCTGGCCTACGTCGAAAAGGTCGCCGACATGGCGCCTGACGCGGACGAAGCTGAAACGGATTCCTCCGGCACTGGCACTGGCGTTGACGCCCCGGCCGCTGAGGAGCCTGCCGCCGAGCCGCAAACCGTGCAGGTGTTTGCGGGGCCAGGCGAAGAGTATGACGTGATCGGCGAAGTGGTGGCAGACGAGTCTCTCGCCATCGGCGCAGAGCTGAACGGCTGGTCCCGGATTACACTGGACGGACAAGAGGGGTGGATACGCACTCCGCAAACCGCTCCGTAA
- a CDS encoding vWA domain-containing protein, with protein sequence MKKLRFGLWYRYALCLMVLFVSVIYGAHSGFAQTAGNSMDAVLVVDVSNSMTQSDKNKVSNEAMKMFVDMTSIQANKIGVISYTDKIEREKALIQVNSEEDKNDIKAFIDSLQKGAYTDISVGVTEAVKILDAGRDPANAPIIVLLADGNNYLNKASGRTQAQSDQDLQKAVKEAKDKGYPIYTIGLNADGQLNRTTLQQIASETNGKFFETSTADRLPQILSEIFANHLKLKVVPVKSFTANGQAQEVPISIPNASVLEANISIMSPKAVEVKLFDPAGKPVAIPSDQVRLSKSSAYTMVKLVKPQQGDWKLQVKGAPKEKIDINLIFNYDLQLEAEPLQATSFKAGDVVPIKAALVSNGQPITSPDLYKQMKATLIVEDKTDNKTSEVALNNTGSGFAGSFTIPADHAYELKIKAEDTSFYRETKPLVVDASQTAGAGTTKPQQPTTTAPGEQSKPFPWLTVVGGAVLLTLLIGAGLYALALWRKANKGFIGQIAIEIVDEDTGDKSNPQYKKLSAFKGKVKLHQLLQLAPEFAETEKVIFLPGRNDTLIIENRSTCRIEKAGRVLDVSRGKELKKNDRIKISLTNVNKSVYVDYIV encoded by the coding sequence ATGAAAAAGTTACGTTTTGGCTTGTGGTATCGATACGCATTGTGTCTCATGGTTCTGTTTGTGTCAGTCATCTACGGTGCGCACTCAGGCTTTGCGCAAACCGCCGGAAACAGCATGGATGCGGTACTCGTCGTGGACGTCAGCAACTCGATGACGCAGAGCGACAAGAACAAGGTCAGCAATGAAGCGATGAAAATGTTCGTCGACATGACCTCGATTCAGGCGAACAAGATCGGCGTGATTTCGTACACCGACAAGATCGAGCGGGAAAAAGCGCTGATTCAGGTCAATTCCGAGGAAGACAAGAACGATATCAAGGCGTTTATCGACAGCCTGCAAAAAGGGGCGTACACCGATATTTCCGTCGGGGTGACCGAAGCGGTGAAAATTCTCGACGCAGGGCGCGATCCGGCCAATGCGCCGATCATCGTGCTGCTTGCTGACGGCAACAACTATTTGAACAAGGCGTCTGGCAGGACGCAGGCCCAGTCTGACCAGGACCTGCAAAAAGCGGTCAAGGAAGCAAAAGACAAAGGCTACCCGATCTACACGATCGGCCTGAACGCGGACGGCCAGCTCAACCGCACGACTTTGCAGCAGATTGCCTCCGAGACGAACGGCAAGTTTTTTGAAACAAGCACAGCGGACAGGCTCCCGCAAATATTGAGTGAAATTTTTGCCAATCATTTGAAGCTCAAGGTCGTCCCGGTCAAAAGCTTTACAGCGAACGGCCAAGCCCAGGAAGTTCCGATCTCCATCCCGAACGCGAGCGTCCTGGAAGCGAATATTTCGATCATGTCGCCAAAAGCGGTGGAAGTGAAGCTGTTTGACCCGGCGGGCAAGCCAGTGGCGATTCCGTCCGATCAGGTGCGGCTGAGCAAATCGAGCGCGTACACGATGGTCAAGCTGGTGAAGCCACAGCAGGGCGACTGGAAGCTTCAGGTAAAAGGCGCTCCCAAGGAAAAAATCGACATCAATCTGATCTTCAACTACGACTTGCAACTGGAGGCAGAGCCGCTCCAGGCAACCAGCTTCAAAGCCGGGGACGTCGTGCCGATCAAGGCCGCTCTCGTGTCCAACGGCCAGCCGATCACAAGCCCCGACCTGTACAAGCAGATGAAGGCGACGCTGATCGTGGAGGACAAGACGGACAACAAAACGAGCGAAGTTGCTTTGAATAACACTGGCAGCGGATTTGCTGGCAGCTTCACGATTCCCGCCGACCATGCTTACGAGCTGAAAATCAAGGCGGAGGATACGAGCTTTTACCGCGAGACGAAGCCGTTGGTCGTGGATGCATCGCAGACGGCTGGCGCAGGAACGACGAAGCCGCAGCAGCCGACAACGACCGCGCCTGGCGAACAATCGAAACCATTTCCGTGGCTGACCGTAGTAGGAGGTGCGGTGCTCCTTACCCTCCTGATCGGAGCCGGGCTGTACGCGCTGGCGCTCTGGCGCAAGGCCAACAAAGGCTTCATCGGACAGATCGCGATCGAAATCGTGGACGAGGACACAGGCGACAAATCCAATCCGCAGTACAAAAAACTGAGCGCGTTCAAAGGAAAAGTGAAGCTGCACCAGCTTCTGCAGCTCGCACCGGAGTTTGCGGAGACGGAGAAAGTCATCTTTTTGCCGGGAAGAAATGATACGCTGATTATCGAGAACCGCTCCACCTGCCGGATCGAAAAGGCGGGACGCGTGCTGGATGTCAGCCGTGGCAAAGAACTGAAGAAAAACGATCGCATCAAAATTTCGTTAACGAATGTCAACAAGTCCGTTTATGTAGACTACATCGTCTAG